In a genomic window of Rhinoderma darwinii isolate aRhiDar2 chromosome 10, aRhiDar2.hap1, whole genome shotgun sequence:
- the LOC142662442 gene encoding nicotinamide N-methyltransferase-like, whose protein sequence is MDSSPHKLYHVHGFDSRQFLEHYFSDKSDMALGDDTLKFVIENLRQVFSVGHINGDILIDLSLGSFVHHLYSACEFFKNIIVLKVNNRCIMELKRWVDERTGAFYWGHTSALLQEKEENSDQFQDQEAKLRSAIQHVVKYDPEKENMTEPLVLPLADCVITASLLDAISKDQDDYIRYLRKFSRLLKPGGHLIIIGTLGTTYFTVGKDKFHVFTIDEDFVRKVLAGEGFIIDYCNVKERTLVNDIIDYKAVISIAAHKEK, encoded by the exons ATGGATTCCAGTCCCCATAAGCTCTATCATGTACATGGCTTTGATTCCAGACAATTTCTGGAGCATTACTTTTCAGATAAATCTGACATGGCCCTTGGAGATGACACCTTGAAATTTGTCATTGAAAATCTTAGACAAGTTTTCTCAGTGG gtcaTATTAATGGAGACATCTTGATTGACCTCAGTCTTGGTTCCTTTGTTCATCATCTATATTCAGCCTGTGagtttttcaaaaacatcatCGTGCTGAAGGTCAATAACAGATGCATCATGGAGCTGAAGAGATGGGTGGACGAACGTACGGGAGCATTTTATTGGGGCCACACATCAGCACTTCTacaagagaaagaagaaaacag tgatCAGTTTCAGGACCAGGAAGCGAAACTGAGATCAGCCATTCAACATGTTGTGAAATACGACCCGGAGAAAGAGAATATGACAGAGCCGCTGGTCTTACCATTAGCCGATTGTGTCATCACTGCTAGTCTTCTGGATGCTATCAGCAAAGACCAAGATGATTACATCAGATATCTGAGGAAGTTCTCTAGGTTGCTGAAACCTGGAGGACACCTTATAATAATTGGGACTTTAGGTACAACATATTTTACAGTCGGAAAAGACAAGTTCCATGTTTTCACAATTGATGAGGATTTTGTCAGGAAAGTTCTAGCTGGAGAAGGTTTTATCATTGATTACTGTAATGTCAAGGAGAGAACGTTGGTGAATGACATTATTGACTATAAGGCCGTCATATCTATTGCAGCTCACAAGGAGAAGTAG